Proteins co-encoded in one Gehongia tenuis genomic window:
- a CDS encoding iron-containing alcohol dehydrogenase — MRFTLPRDIYYGKGTLDELKNLKGKKAIIVVGGGSMKRFGFLDKVVDNLHEAGIETRLFEGVEPDPSVETVMKGAAAMREFEPDWIVSIGGGSPIDAAKAMWAFYEYPETKFEDLITPFKFPTLRQKAKFLAIPSTSGTATEVTAFSVITDYQKGIKYPLADFNITPDVAIVDPELAETMPAKLTAHTGMDALTHAIEAYVSTLHSPFTDPLALKAITMVFEYLPASYKGDKEAREQMHYAQCLAGMAFSNALLGIVHSMAHKTGAAFSTGHIPHGCANAIYLPYVIQYNAKDPEAKKRYAEIAAAVGLTGTEDELVKKLCEKIDEYNAKLDIPKTLRMFGIEEKEFNEKIAEIAKNAVGDACTGSNPRSITPAEMEKLFGCIYDGKKVDF; from the coding sequence ATGCGTTTTACACTGCCAAGAGACATCTACTACGGAAAAGGCACCCTGGACGAGCTCAAGAACCTCAAGGGCAAGAAAGCCATCATTGTGGTGGGCGGCGGCTCCATGAAGCGGTTCGGCTTTTTGGATAAGGTCGTTGACAACTTACATGAGGCTGGCATCGAGACCCGCCTTTTTGAAGGCGTGGAGCCCGATCCTTCGGTGGAAACGGTGATGAAGGGCGCGGCGGCCATGCGTGAATTCGAGCCCGACTGGATCGTGTCCATCGGCGGCGGCTCCCCCATCGACGCGGCCAAGGCCATGTGGGCGTTCTACGAATATCCCGAGACCAAATTCGAGGATCTGATCACCCCCTTCAAGTTCCCCACGCTGCGCCAGAAGGCGAAATTCCTGGCCATCCCTTCCACGTCGGGCACGGCCACGGAGGTCACGGCCTTCTCGGTGATCACCGACTACCAGAAGGGGATCAAGTATCCGCTGGCTGACTTCAACATCACCCCCGATGTGGCTATCGTGGACCCGGAGCTGGCCGAGACCATGCCCGCCAAGCTCACGGCCCACACCGGTATGGACGCTTTGACCCACGCCATCGAGGCCTATGTGTCCACGCTCCATTCGCCCTTCACCGACCCGCTGGCCCTCAAAGCCATCACCATGGTTTTCGAGTACCTGCCGGCCTCCTACAAGGGCGACAAGGAAGCCAGGGAGCAGATGCACTACGCCCAGTGCCTGGCCGGCATGGCCTTCTCCAACGCGCTGCTCGGCATCGTGCACTCCATGGCCCACAAGACCGGCGCGGCTTTCAGCACCGGCCACATTCCCCATGGCTGCGCCAACGCCATCTATCTGCCCTACGTGATCCAGTACAACGCCAAGGATCCCGAGGCCAAGAAGCGCTACGCCGAGATCGCCGCGGCTGTCGGTCTCACGGGCACCGAGGACGAGCTGGTGAAGAAGCTTTGCGAGAAGATCGACGAATACAACGCCAAACTGGATATCCCGAAGACCCTTCGGATGTTCGGCATTGAGGAGAAGGAGTTCAACGAGAAAATCGCTGAGATCGCCAAGAACGCCGTGGGCGATGCCTGCACCGGCTCCAACCCCCGCAGCATCACGCCGGCGGAGATGGAGAAGCTGTTTGGATGCATCTATGACGGCAAAAAGGTGGATTTCTGA
- a CDS encoding LysR family transcriptional regulator, with product MDLQQLRYVTEVEKNGSITRAAKNLYMGQPNLSKAIKELEKEVGVTIFKRTAQGVEPTPMGAQFLGYAKTILSQVDELESLYKKEESQVFELHISVPRATYISVAFTDFLKQVPGDAPLSVRFKETSSMGAATDVVNGESQLAIIRFQNIYEEYFTNFLDNLHLNSELLWEYGMVLLMSEEHPLAGETEIPYHLLDGYTEIVHGDFQVPSLTFAQINRDARMKGSKRRIYIYERGSQYNLLQRVEGTYMWVSPLPEEILLENRLVQIPCPSATANKDLLVYKEDHALNRIEKGFIETVKNEIRTLKGEEDQC from the coding sequence ATGGATTTACAGCAGCTTCGATACGTGACGGAAGTGGAAAAGAACGGCTCCATCACCCGGGCGGCCAAGAACCTTTACATGGGTCAGCCCAACCTGTCCAAGGCCATCAAGGAGCTTGAAAAGGAGGTGGGGGTGACCATCTTCAAAAGGACGGCCCAAGGGGTGGAGCCCACGCCCATGGGCGCCCAGTTCCTGGGCTATGCAAAGACGATCCTTTCCCAGGTGGATGAGCTGGAATCCCTCTACAAGAAGGAGGAGAGCCAGGTCTTTGAGCTGCATATTTCCGTGCCCCGGGCGACATACATCTCGGTGGCCTTCACCGATTTTTTAAAGCAGGTCCCCGGGGATGCGCCCCTTTCCGTCCGGTTCAAGGAGACCTCCAGCATGGGCGCTGCCACCGATGTGGTGAACGGCGAATCCCAGCTGGCCATCATTCGCTTTCAGAACATCTATGAGGAATATTTCACAAACTTTTTAGACAACCTGCACCTGAATTCGGAGCTCCTATGGGAGTACGGCATGGTGCTGCTGATGAGCGAGGAGCACCCGCTGGCGGGGGAGACGGAGATTCCCTATCATCTTTTGGATGGCTACACGGAAATCGTTCACGGCGACTTCCAAGTGCCCTCCCTCACCTTTGCCCAGATCAACCGGGACGCCAGAATGAAGGGCAGCAAGCGGCGGATCTACATCTATGAGCGGGGCAGCCAATACAATCTGCTCCAGCGGGTGGAGGGCACCTACATGTGGGTATCGCCGCTGCCCGAGGAGATTCTGCTGGAAAACCGGCTGGTGCAGATCCCCTGCCCCAGCGCCACGGCGAACAAGGACCTTTTGGTGTACAAGGAGGACCACGCATTGAACCGGATCGAGAAGGGCTTTATCGAGACGGTGAAGAACGAAATCCGGACCTTGAAGGGAGAAGAAGATCAATGTTGA
- a CDS encoding GNAT family N-acetyltransferase, which translates to MLKIRFADEADAGLILHFIEELARYERMESEVVASEALLREWIFEKGKAEVLIGEWAGEPVGFALFFHNFSTFLGRAGIYLEDLFVEPAMRGRGFGKALLKRLAEIAIERGCGRLEWACLDWNAPSIAFYRSLGARPMEEWTTYRLTGETLEKLAHE; encoded by the coding sequence ATGTTGAAGATTCGTTTTGCGGATGAGGCCGATGCGGGCCTTATTCTGCACTTCATCGAGGAACTGGCCCGCTATGAGCGGATGGAGAGCGAAGTGGTGGCCAGCGAAGCGCTGCTGCGGGAGTGGATCTTTGAGAAGGGGAAGGCGGAGGTTTTGATCGGCGAATGGGCGGGAGAGCCGGTGGGTTTTGCGCTGTTTTTCCACAACTTTTCCACCTTCCTGGGCCGGGCGGGCATCTATCTCGAGGATCTTTTTGTGGAGCCGGCCATGCGGGGCAGGGGCTTTGGCAAGGCCCTCTTGAAAAGACTGGCGGAGATTGCTATTGAACGGGGCTGCGGACGGCTGGAGTGGGCGTGCCTCGACTGGAACGCGCCCAGCATCGCCTTCTACCGTTCCCTCGGCGCCCGGCCCATGGAGGAGTGGACCACCTATCGCCTCACCGGCGAGACGCTGGAGAAACTGGCCCATGAGTGA
- a CDS encoding metallophosphoesterase family protein: MSDALRFTGGRFRVMQIADTQENVRVSRDTVRLIDSALERERPDLVVFTGDQIKGYNPFFRGRRRKEKISRTLNEILRPLVEREIPFAVTFGNHDRQVGLSGAEQMLLYEAFPGCLARAGEVLEPGTQALPVLGRDGEPALLIYLIDSGGGMKGGGYEAVPQKTLDWYREVRDRYQLPGLVFQHIPIPEYYHLLQRVKRKKSGAVEAYRTHRHEFYRLDPAKVRPGGFMGEAPSVPDVNSGEGAALTEKGEILGLYCGHDHKNSFVGSWKGMDLGYAQSAGFNEYGPGVERAVRLFEIRETGGYETWTTSYQEVVGRRPSRPLKDFVLTNMPATREAGCRFIARSALAFLAVLAAAGVIWLV, encoded by the coding sequence ATGAGTGACGCCCTTCGTTTCACCGGCGGACGGTTCAGGGTGATGCAGATCGCCGACACCCAGGAGAACGTCCGCGTCTCAAGGGACACGGTGCGGCTCATCGACAGCGCCCTGGAGCGGGAGAGGCCGGACCTTGTGGTCTTTACCGGCGATCAGATCAAGGGCTACAATCCCTTCTTTCGGGGCAGGCGCCGGAAGGAGAAGATTTCCCGCACCCTGAACGAGATCCTGCGGCCCCTTGTGGAAAGGGAGATTCCCTTTGCCGTCACCTTCGGCAACCATGACCGGCAGGTGGGTTTGTCGGGTGCGGAGCAGATGCTTCTCTACGAGGCTTTTCCCGGCTGTCTCGCAAGGGCGGGGGAGGTGCTGGAGCCGGGCACCCAGGCGCTGCCCGTGCTGGGGCGGGACGGCGAGCCGGCTCTTTTGATCTATCTTATTGATTCCGGCGGCGGGATGAAGGGCGGCGGCTACGAAGCGGTGCCGCAAAAGACGCTGGACTGGTACCGGGAGGTGCGGGACCGGTACCAGCTGCCCGGTCTGGTGTTCCAGCATATCCCGATTCCCGAATACTACCATCTGCTCCAAAGAGTAAAACGAAAAAAGTCCGGCGCCGTGGAGGCGTACCGGACCCATAGGCATGAGTTCTACCGCCTGGACCCGGCCAAGGTCCGTCCGGGCGGATTCATGGGGGAGGCGCCCTCGGTGCCCGATGTGAACAGTGGGGAAGGGGCGGCGCTCACAGAGAAGGGAGAGATTTTGGGCCTCTACTGCGGACACGATCACAAGAACAGCTTCGTGGGCAGCTGGAAGGGCATGGATCTTGGCTATGCCCAAAGCGCCGGATTCAACGAATACGGACCGGGGGTGGAGCGGGCCGTGCGCCTGTTCGAGATCCGGGAGACCGGCGGCTATGAGACCTGGACGACGAGCTACCAAGAGGTGGTGGGAAGGCGTCCTTCCCGGCCGCTCAAGGATTTCGTGCTCACAAACATGCCCGCCACGAGGGAGGCGGGCTGCCGGTTCATCGCAAGATCCGCTCTGGCCTTTTTGGCCGTGCTGGCCGCTGCGGGGGTTATTTGGCTGGTTTAG